ctgcatattatgaaataataaaataataattatatattaaataactaataaatcagttactattatctaataaattggcgtgcacatataaatcaaacgaccgctcttgtttattctcaatcattttagggtaaataaatcagAACAATCACTTATCTATCGTAtctgatatataattaaaatttaaatgatattatcatagatatatagtatacttttaatatggatatttattaaatgaggtttctacttatataattttatgattatttccatatttgtgtaacaaaattttacaccaaagattttttttaatgtggaatgtttagtggtttcaataatttataatcatttaaaaaaacaatgaagatttcaaaattaaaatattaactttccaatatatgttcaacgcacatatcaaaatataagtatgtatttttatatgatgtatagtttaatttaaacgatatgaaatatatatatatatatatatatatatatatatatatatataataacataaacacctattaaaataaaattatttatttatatgattttataataattgtatcttattatagaaaaaagtttaaactttgatcacaaaagtttatttgagacttttaacagttttaataatttatactcgttttggaAAATTCaaatacaacatataaaataaaatataaatttttattatatgattaatgtaatttagtaatttattttaataataaataattaaacaaaaatgatagaaagaaaacagattgttagcaaatctttattatttaaaatcattaattgtcatacatattttaatcgcattaggtaattccataggttttatttaaggaaagaatatataataatttcaatttgataaatgaatggttcaaaatggacatactatataatataacattctctagcaatttaattttggattaacaaaattctcaattcATTCTCAAGccgccacgtaagcaaaattaacatttcaattacgtgacaactcagCATGGCACTTTTTTAAGTAATACAAACTACATGTTATTTcgctattaatatataggagataagAATATAAACATTAAACCTAGTTTCCTtaactaaatatatacatatctcaATAACAATATTcacaattatgttttatatcttCATGATTCTCTATAGGGCCCCTCAAGCTCAAGGCGGTGATGAAGTGACAACTGAAGCTAGGCTTGAGATTGAACGATAATAGATCAAGACATGATGGAGTTAGCAATGGTGGTTAGTGATAACGAGTTTGACTCGTTATGACTCGTTGACTCGCTCGACTCGTTAACTCGATTCGCCGTTCGTGAAAACACCAAATCGAAGCTCACTTACAAAAGATCCCAATGATAGAACGATCTTTCCCAGAGATGAACTAAGGATGAATATAGAATTGTATCAAGGTTTTAAAAAGATTACAATCTCAATTTCTGAATGAATGAAAACGAAAGAGACGACTACTCTGTTTAATCATCACGCGTAACAGAACAAACAAACTCGCCCAATAGAATTAAAACATGTGTCGATCTTCTATTGGCTCGTACTTTCTGTTAGCGCGTCCAACGACTTCCTTCTATCCTCCACTCGTTTATTGCCATCTTTCCTTCTCTCTCCTCTATTTCTTTTCCTGTAACAGTTAGGAGCTTGAGGCTTTTTTTCGTTGGTGGGGAAGTGatctcatgatgaagatgaagagagACGGAGATCCAATTATCTGTGTTTGTGAACGCAGCGGATCCAGTAACTGTGGTAGCGGAGACGGAGGAATGTTGCAGTCATGTTTGACGGAGAGACCGGAGGACataatatttgtgtttttgACATTGGAAGTCTCGTCTTGTTGACATCGTGAGATGGTTGGAGAGGAAGCACCTTGGCTTGGAAACAGAAAATAGAAGGTCGAAGGCTTATAGATTCAGAGCCACGTATGATGAGCTTGAATAATGGTAGGAAGCACTTTCGCTTGGTAacaaaaccatttttttttaatgtatttttttttgtttgttttctaataCCTAAGAAATATAGAacaaagaaaacatttttttttcaaaaagaagaaATAGATTCAGAGGTCTTCGGAGACATGAATAATAAGAAGCTCCCATGgctttaagaaaaacaaaacaagaagcaTTAAGCTTTGGTTTCGGAAGTGAAGCCACGATAGGTTAAGGattataaagataaaaatgaGGCATAAATATAAAGAAGCACTAGGCTTGGATTCAGAGGTCTATGGTAGACTTAAATAACAAAAAGCTCAATGGCTTAGATTCAGAGGTTCACATGAACATGAATGGTGGAAGCATATAGCTTAacagaaaatataatagaagCTCAATGGCTtgaaatcaaaaaaataaagaagctcTGTAGCTtgaagaaaatagaagaaaaacaGGAACAAAATAGATCGTTAGATCAttgtagctctgataccatgtagaGTATGATGAGAGTATAAGATTGGAAGAATATTGTATTGACTctcataataataaaaattatacatgtACAACTTATATAGGAAGGTAAGAATATAAACATTAAACCTAGTTTCCTtaactaaatatatacatatctcaATAACAATATTCgcaatctaaactattaaagcaggatcctattgtcctTTTTACCTTATTATGCCCtttctttactaacattgcatgttttattaagggcaatcaagtaatattaataacacatctatattgggtcattttCTTTAGATCCACCCCACtgtccacatcagatctctcttgggccatttgtgccgattaagaaatcagatccaattttcactttttttttctttgggccATTTAGTccaagttcaaaaaaaaaaatttcaaccattattaatttttttttcttttcttaatataatttaagcattcataaaaaaaattgattttttcattgaaaagtataaatctttattaaaagtatataattatttttactaaaaatattaaccacataataaaattaatttatcagagttataccaacttaattcattaaaaaaataaagtttaattttttaaacataaatagtcatttaaaatgaaacacaataaagaaatataaaaagtttaagtcttttataaaataaaacacaaatatatgaaatatgacatttactaaatatttgtcaattgaaaaaaaaaggaaaataaatatttgtcaaaatctagtatatattaaaagataagcATTTGcaataaatatgttcacacaCATTGATACGTATCAGCCTCACAATCATTCCAACTTTAAAATGCTTACGTGTCAGTCTCAGAGTCATTTAACAATTAATGTGTTCACTCCTTAATTTTCTTAACTCTATCGCAAACAATTTAATGTGTTCATacacttttttttaatcagctCATTTTTAGTTTCCGcatttttaacatttgtattAGTAAATTGAAATTTCTCCGGCAAATACTGGATAATATAATTGttgaaagaaataaattacaaaattattaagaATCGCATCAACTAAAATGTCGTGATGAGAatctttttagaaattaaaagttttatatCTTGCCAAACTTGGCCATGGTTGAAGTTTATGCGTACGAAAGCAACAAATAATGGTGATTCTGAATTAAGGAAATTAAGGTGAAAAACACCACACACatagttaaatatttagtttagctaagtattgttttttttacagAGTTTTCATATCAAACCAAGAATTAGAAACATAATCAGATTGttagaaaatatcataaatCAGAAAagcttaaaagaaaaaattcgCGAAATCGACTGAAAAAACAGAATTCATGTACCGTGTGAAGAGATCACATTATTTTGACGCAATTCTAACTCATTTCAATCGATTATATCGTGTTTGAATTATATCTACCAAGAATTTTTATACGAAAGTACATGTTATTGGTTATAGTCTATGTCAATTTTGGAACATGCCCAACAATATTGACACGACGCTCAACCATTTTTATTGGTATTCTTAAAGTTTGGTCCAATAATTATGTACGTAAAATAAACTCagcatatttgttttatatttatttatctttctttatattagttaaaaaaaGTAAGTCTGGATTAAATATTTGGATCCGGAAAACCGATTGGAACTTGATTTGAAAGCAATactaaacacaaactaaaaATGGTTAAGTACTCAAATggatctaaaaatttaatatccGGATAACCAGACCCGAATCCGatccaaactaaaatattttggataccaaaaatatctaaaatataattttatacttaaatatattaattattttaaattttatatctattagatattcagtagtatgaaaatatctaaactAACAAAACATGTTCAAAatactgaaaatatatatttttcttcatctaaatatttaaactgaactattaaagcagaattcTATTGTCCTTTTTACCTTAGCATGCattttctttactaacattgtcttttctttactaacattgcatgtttcattaagggcaatcaagtaatattaataacacatctatattagGCCATTTTTTTTGATCCAGCCCATtgtccacatcagatctctcttggaccatttggaccgattaagaaatcagatccaattctcacatttttttttctttgggccACTTAGtctaagttcaaaaaaaaaaatttcaatcattcttaattttttttttcttttcttaatataatttaagcattcataaaaaaattgtttttttcattgaaaattataaatatttattaaaagtatataattatttttattaaaaatattaaccacataataaaattaatttatcagagttataccaacttaattcattaaaaaaataaagtttaattttttaaacataaatagtcatttaaaatgaaacacaataaagaaagataaaaagtttaagtcttttataaaataaaacaaaaatatatgaaatatgacatttactaaatatttgtcaattgaaagaaaaaaaaaaccgcgctttgaaagcgcggatcaaaatctagttatgtTTTATATCTTCGTGATTCTCGCATTTTACTTCCCTTGTGCTGAAAGGCTGTTTCATCCTGTCCATTACGCCTCTTAAGTCATGTTCCAAGTGTTCCACGACCATGAAAACACCACGACTTCCTTGACGTTTACATTAGATGGATATGACTGCATGACCAAAGAATGTTATCTCCCTCAAAGATGTCAAATGGGAATCCATATTCGTCTTCCATGTTCATCTTGATCGTTTTGAGTGCCACAATCTCCTCTGTCTTTCTGTCCCTAGCTTTGTAGACATTCATAACATAAATAGAATTGTATCACACAAGTAAGTTATTTACAatctcatttcttttccttaaaaaaaaactcgttCTTCACAACAATGGTAGCAATTTACTAACATAAAAATAGACGTTGCAAAATTTGTCTTGCGATATTTTGCCAATTCCTTTCAAGTGTCCGGACCGAACTAAAAATCAATTGCGGATTTAGTATTGGTTGTGATCGGTTTACTCATTCCAGTTTGATTTGGTTGTCTGACCCAATTGCTCCTATTAATTTCTGATTTTGACTGGTTTCTTTGAAACAATAGTAGGTTGGTGAAAACAAATACCGGTTGTTTTCAAGCCTTAGGAATCTACAGATAATATTTTTTGCACGATTTTGCCGTACTAGTGTACAAATTCACTCATTGTACGTTTTCTAAATGATTCTATTAAACCGTGCGTGCATGGTCAAGGATGTGACATGACTTCCCTCCTCTTGATCTTCACCTTGAGTCCACCAGCCATATGAGCTGTCAAAAGAGGAACAAAAGCCGGCTTGTGCTTATTAACCGTTACAATCTCAAACCGACTCAAAACATAACCTACCACGTACTTCATCTGCATGAACGCCATCTCCTTCCCTACACAAACCCTGGGTCCAGCCTGGAAAACCGGAAACTTGAAAGGACTAACCGGTTTCAAAACCGGCCGTGTACTCCCAGGTTTAGAGTCAAACCACCGGCTTGGTTTAAACTCATCCCAGTCCTTCCCCCACAGATTCTCCATCCTCCCCATACCGTACGGGAAATAAGTCACCTTATCTCCTTTCTTAACACGTGTGCCGTCAGGCAAAACGTCGTCGTTTGCAGCATGCTTAGAGTCCCACGACACAGGTGGATAAAGCCTCATGGCTTCACATAAGCAAGCCTTCGTGTAGCTCATCTCTTTCAGTTCCTCAAACCCTAGCCCTAAACTTATCAACGGGTCCACTTCCTCTAGAAGCTTCCTCTCCACGTCACCGTTTTCAGACAACAACCAAAACAGCCATGTCATCGCCGCTGAAGTCGTATCCCTTCCCGCCATGATGAAACTAATAACCATGTCTCTCACCGATTCTCCGTCGTGGCCGGCGGCTAGAAACCTCGACAGAAGATCTTGTTTGGCTTCTTCTCCGGTCCCAATCTCAAGACTCTTCTTCTTAGCTCTGACAATCTCGGACACCAACACGTGTACGGTCCTAATCGCTTCTCTCAACCTCCTCTCGCTTCCCACGTTCAACGCTCTCTTCACTTTCCAAACAGCGTAAACCGGCTCCGTCGCACGGCGAGCACTAATCTCAGCAGCCGTATCAAAGGCCTCGGCTAGTGGGTTAACGGGACGGGTCAAATCCAAACAATCCGGATCCCAACCCAAAGAGACTTTACAAACAACATCGAAAGCAAAACGTTTCAAAACATCTTGCAAGTCCACTGCCATACCAGCATCAGCCGCCGCCAAAAGCACCGGTACGAGGCGGTTCTCGACCTCTTCCTTAAGAACCTCGAAAGAGAAACTCCTGAGCGAACGAGCAGAAAACACGTGGCTGGCGAGTTTACGCTGCGAGCTCCATGCATGACCGTCGACGTTAAAAATGCCTTTTCCGAGGAGATCACCGAGAAGATCGGTGAAAGGTTTCCCTTTTGGGAAGTTGAAGAAGTTTGTTTTGAGAATGTATTCTACGTTTTCTGGGTTAGCTGTGACGATGGTGCGACGGTTTCCAAGGAGAGGAATTGAGATGGTCTGTGACGGAGAGAGACGGAGGAGCTCGGTGTACCATTGGAGAAGACGTCGACGGTTTTTGTTGAAAGAAAGTGTGGAGCCAATGAGTGGATACGCTCTTGGACCATTTGCGGTGGTTTCTTGGATCTTTTTTGTTGaatatgatgataaaattaaGAGGATGATCATTACAAGAACTGCTAGAAGAAAAATGTTTAGAAGAAatgccattttttttctttcttgatttTTGCTTTGGTGTGTGTCTGAGAAAGCTGGTGAATGATTTCAACTATTTGTATGTGTCTACGGGTTCTTACTTCGTCGTGGGTATTGCGTGTGTCTTATAGAAGAGAAAAGGTGGTGGCGGGTCCGTCGTCCTAAAGGGCATCGttttaaataagttttctttttatccACATGGCACTATATTATTATGTGGATAAAAGTAgatgttatttttaattaatttatttttgtgactAATGTAAATGTTGCTTCATTTATTTATCTTCTTAGTTGGAAATATGAGAATATTTAATCGGCTCCTTTTAAGAATAAGATTGTATCAATGTTAGCTAGGTTTGATTTATGATTGATTTAAGTAATAAACTCCATGAGGAAATTTGAATTGTTGTAGTGTAAATTTATACACGAATTTTTAGCAGGTGGATACATTAGTAAAATACAATATACACTTGATTTAAGGCAGTTACATTGTTTTTCtattatacaaaaacaaaaacatgatttattttttactcaGTAGAGTCCATCCGAGGCACACTTGTCTTCAAAATTTTGACGTGTTGTAAACGCTTTAGACTTTTGGAGAGGTGTTAGTCAAAAGCTTATCACGTGTCATATTAGCCGACAAGCGTCAGAAAACCACTTATAGAGCGAAACCGTAACACCAAACACAATCAACTTTGTAACGTAACTATATCATTCTGTAcgttactattttatttttcattcggTACGTTACTACTACAACAATACAAGTatgcatatttttaaaaaggtgAGCAACAATAATTCAAATGATATACGACATCTCCCAGTAATGGTTATAATAGAACGGTTCATCCCTTGGGTTAACATTTAAATTCACCCCACTActaaaaaccaattaaaatgtCACAtacattattaattaaaaaatattaaattaaataaaaaatagctaaaaaataaaaatgctaattttaacgacgctaacgccgctagcgaaaccctaaaccctaaatcttaaattttaaaccctataccctaaattctaaactcaaatctaaatcatataccctaaaccctaatcttagatcctaaacccaaattatataccttaaacctaaaaaatagactataaacctaaaccctataccctaaacccaagtcttagaccctaaacccaaaccgtaaatcttaACCCAAATCCTATAAcatctaagtttggggtttgggtttaggctttaccatttggggtttgggtctaggatttagatttagggtataagttttaggtttaggatttaccgtttggatttatggttaaggttttggatttagggtatataatttgggtttaaagtttacggttagggtt
The window above is part of the Brassica napus cultivar Da-Ae chromosome C8, Da-Ae, whole genome shotgun sequence genome. Proteins encoded here:
- the LOC106428634 gene encoding cytochrome P450 94B3, with translation MAFLLNIFLLAVLVMIILLILSSYSTKKIQETTANGPRAYPLIGSTLSFNKNRRRLLQWYTELLRLSPSQTISIPLLGNRRTIVTANPENVEYILKTNFFNFPKGKPFTDLLGDLLGKGIFNVDGHAWSSQRKLASHVFSARSLRSFSFEVLKEEVENRLVPVLLAAADAGMAVDLQDVLKRFAFDVVCKVSLGWDPDCLDLTRPVNPLAEAFDTAAEISARRATEPVYAVWKVKRALNVGSERRLREAIRTVHVLVSEIVRAKKKSLEIGTGEEAKQDLLSRFLAAGHDGESVRDMVISFIMAGRDTTSAAMTWLFWLLSENGDVERKLLEEVDPLISLGLGFEELKEMSYTKACLCEAMRLYPPVSWDSKHAANDDVLPDGTRVKKGDKVTYFPYGMGRMENLWGKDWDEFKPSRWFDSKPGSTRPVLKPVSPFKFPVFQAGPRVCVGKEMAFMQMKYVVGYVLSRFEIVTVNKHKPAFVPLLTAHMAGGLKVKIKRREVMSHP